In Limanda limanda chromosome 3, fLimLim1.1, whole genome shotgun sequence, the sequence CCACTGTTCTTCTAAAAACTCACTGACTGGCTGCTTAACGTGAACGAGCTATTATCTCACTCTGTGTGTCGCTCTGAGCAAGTAAGTGGAGGCGGGTATACATAGTGCATGGAGCGGGTCATTCTGCGCATTCGTtaatgcataaaaaaaaaatgactcgTTAATCCCACAAATTAATCATTCCTTGTTAACgcgttaattttgacagccTTACCAAGAAATTAAACTTCGTGATAATCATATAAACATGGCTATAACATGAGGTTCCATATTGATCCCTGCAACATgtgttttgatatatttttgacTTTAGATCAGTATACTTTaccaacagataaacaaacatgaCATGTTAATGTCACAGTTGAGAAATAATTATGGATATATAAAGAGAGAACTTCATAGTGGACCTCAGAAACCTGGAACTTAAGTGACTCTATCACTCTTATTTTGTGTCTCCATGTAACAGTATGACTTCTGCCTGGAGAACTGGGTGCTAACAGGGCTGCAAAGTGGCGTCACCAGTCATCATCGGCCTcagctctcttcctcctcatccggACTGCTGCCATCCTGTCCTCCATACTGGATGATGTTTAGCAGCACTCAGCAGAGCTGTGTGGCAAACCTACATAGCTCTTACTTCTGGGAGCCCAACCCTCGACAACGCTCCCACAGCCTCAACGCTGATATAATGCGCACCAAGCGTACCATCTCAGATTCTGAAAATGAAGGGGAAAGCATGGCCCAGAATTCAAAAACATATGTGTCAATGACAGTCCACCCAAATAAAGCTGCTTCACGCCAGCGTGGTCATCAGAAAGCGTTTATTGCAGACCTGATGAACCCTCCAGCCTGTTTGAGCAGTCTGCCACACCAGCGCAGGAAGAGTCTACGACAGTGCTCCCTGTCTGTGCTGGAGATGTCCTCACAACTTGATCCAAATGAAGACAACCAAGCGCAGAGTCTGTTCTCACACAGAATCCTTCACACCAAGACCCCCAACACCATAGTTTCCAATTCTGCAATCACCATCCGAGTTCCCAACAGCAGAGCTAATACAGTCCAAATGCTGTCCAGCATTACTAACTACAGCACAATGGTAAGAtactaacattttaatatctgtAGACAGTGGTGTTTGAAAAATGATAAATGGTAAAAATAAAGAGACTATTATTGTATTACCCTTGAATGAATAATAAGGCCAAACATGAAGttagaaggaaaagaaaatggaaaatggaaGGTTTTTTATGAGAGTGCGAAATATGTATAGtgacaatgaaataaatgaaattttaaatgaaaatgctcAAACTGATATTGTAAAGATTAGAATAGAAAGATCATTGGAAATAAGAAAAGGGAAACATCAAAGATGAAACTCATCATGGCAAGGATAAAGGGAAataatttaaagtttaataataaagttaaatagaaaaaaaatgctaatTGCTTTTACAGTTTACTATTTGGAATTTACTATTTGTAATGTTTCATCTAATCTAATTTTCCATTTGACATAATCTGTCTTTTGATATTAATAACTATATCACACACAgtatgtgttttctgtgtttttctatcaATGTACACATCATAAACAGTGATACATTTTTAACTGTTAATATTCTGTGCCTAAGCATACTGTATCTGAAAAACAGTGAGGTCAAAGTGCCAACTTGTAGGGACTGTGCTCCAGGTTTATTAGAGAAACAAGAGTCATGAAGgtgaaataataacaacattGCACCTTGGAGCTGTTAGGTAAGTAATAACTTTGGTATCATAATAGCTTaacatatctttttttttctcatatatgtttattagttttccaacaggtaatacaacacaaaacaaaaacaagacaaacatttggctcacacacatattcaaatccatacaggcagaagattcaggggtcacgtcctatacaagtaagaaaaaattaaaaacagataagtaaagtaaaagtatacagaaataaaagtaaatcgattaaatggtaaaacagagtgcctcttttgaggcagatcattctgagctatgatacaaaccctcttgtgagaatggtggaaacattcagaccaacatatgacagaaagggttcccatgttttacgaaaggcatcatcattgctgtgaagtttacatgtcaaatggtccaacacaacatattcaaatacaaccctttgccactgagccttagatggagctttatctgtgatccaattcaaaagaatacACTTTCTAGCACAAAAAGCAAGCGTCTGATGaagtcttcttttaaatttgtcagtgatggacatgtcagatataccaagtagcaggtataaagggttattattactgttaatagACAGAATCGTATTAATTTCCTGCCCTATGACCTGCCAAAATtgctgtatttttctacaatcccacaaaCAATGTGTCAGACCACCAGATTCTATCTTACACTTGGGGCACAGTGGAGATGTATTAGGGTTGTATTTATGACgttgagagggagagatatgAACCCTGTGTAGGAGCTTCAGTTGCATAGCTCTCACTCGGTTACAGACATTCAGTATTTAACACTTTTCCAAGCATCATTCCAGTCATCATCTGTTATCCTAATATTAAGTTCCCTTTCCCATAAGCCCTTTAGAGAGGAGGTGTTTGTGATGTTATACTAATTAAGGATATTATAGAATAGGCTAATAGAACTTCCAGATTTTTGCAAAAAGAGCTGACTCTCTAGGCGTGAGATATTCTGACACTGAAGGATTGAGGTATCCCTCATGACAAAATCTCTCACTTGCAAATATCGAAAGAAATCCTGTTTTGGAATatcatattttgttttcaacTGACTAAAAGACATCATGGTAGAGCCTTCCAATAGTTTGTGTAAGCTagatattcttttattttcccaaatccGAAAGTTATTGTCCATTAGTCCAGGGGGAAAGTCAGGATTGTCACATATTGGAGTGAATACAGATGTGAATCGAGATCTGCCCTCTAATTTTCTAATGGCATACCATGCCTTAACTGTGGAGATTGAAATAGGGTTAGTACAAGCAGacttcaaaaatgtatttttcctaATAAACAGAAGATTAACCAAAGGGTGTTTAGACATTGAACTTTCTACATCCAACCAGAGAGACGTGGACTTATTATGCACCCAGTCAGCTATGATACGCAAATTAATACTAAGCTGAAATGTTCTAATGTCCGGGAGATCGAGACCCCCCTCTGAGGATGGAAGACATAGCGTAGCTATTTTCAGGCGTGCTTTCTTCTTAGACCATATAAAGGAGCTAAACCAACTATTTAACTGTTTGATAGTCTTATGGAGGAACATGAATGGGATCATTTGTATGGGGTAAAGTAGCCTAGGGAGAACGTTCATTTTAGAAGTGCGACACTGCCTAACCAGGAAATTGGGAGGGTATTCCATCTTTCTAGGTCTAGCCTTATACGCTCAAATATGGGTGAGAAATTTGCTTTGTATAGCTGTTCAAACGAGGGTGTTACACGTATTCCCAAATAGACAAAACCTTCTGGCGACCATTTAAACGGGAAGGGAGATGGGGTTTTAGGTATCTGTTTCAGACAGCCTAATGGCATCACTTCggatttattaaaatgtattctgtAACCAGAAAAAGTACTGAACATATTAATGGTCTCAATCAGGGTTGGAATAGATACCTCAGGTTCAGTCAAAACAATCAAGACGTCGTCAGCATAAAGAGTAATCTTGTGTTGTCTAGTGGCCAAGGTGAGACcatgtatgttttcatttatcctGATAGCTTCAGCAAGTGGCTCAATTGCTAAGGCAAAGAGCAGGGGTGACAGAGGACACCCTTGCCTTGTACCTCTAAAAATTTGAAAGTTAGAAGATTGCAACCCATTGGTAAGCACTGCAGACAGGGGATTTGTATAAAGTAACTTTATCCAGTTTATCAAATTTTCACTCAGGCCAAATTTGTGTAGTGTAAAAAACAGGTATGGCATCTCTACGCGATCGAACGCCTTCTCAGCGTCCAGAGAAAGCACTACACCATTCAAAGACTGCTGttgaaaaacctgaattgtgtttAATAATCTGCGTATATTATTGTATGAATTACGACCTTTAATGAATCCAGTTTGCTCATCATTTATAAGAATAGGGAGTAAGCCTTCTAGTCTTGTTGCTAGTATTTTGGAGAGGAGTTTCAGATCAGTATTCAATAAGGAGATAGGCCTGTATGACGCACAGTCTTCGGGGATTTTACCATTTTTTAAAATTAGAGAGATGTGCGCTTCTCCCAAAGACTGTGACAAAACGCCTCTCTTAAAAGAGTCATTAAACATATTTAGAAGTGGGTCAATCAGTAAATCACAGAACTCTTTGTAAAATTCACTACTGAATCCGTCTGGACCTGGGGCTTTACCAGACTGTTACCCTTTAATAGCATCGAGTACCTCCTTCTTAGATATAGGAGCTTCAAGAGATGCTTTCCGGTCCTCAGATAAGCTAGGAAGgttaaaaaaggagaaaaaattgttcattttttcAGTTGTATCAGTTTGTAGTTCAGATTTATACAAACTTTCATAGTAAGTTCTAAATGCATCATTGATGGCTACAGTGTTAAATGTCTGTTCACCCCGACTGTCTATGATTGAAGAGATAACTCGGGAGTCAGCCTTCTTCTTCGTCAAATATGACAGATATTTACCAGCTTTATCTCCATGTTCGTACATTTTGTGTTTGGCTGATTTTACCTTCTGCATCTTTTGTCCATAGTAAATTTAAAGCACACCGAAGTGCAGAAATCGCCTTAAGTTTCTGTACAGATGAGTTTTTGACATATTCTTTCTCAGCATGTTTCAGTTTGGACTCTAAGATTTTTCTTTGTCCATCCTGCCTTTGCCTCCTAGTGGACGTATAGGATATAATAATACCTCTGGAGAAAGCTTTAGATGTTTCCCACAACAATGAGGAGTCATTAGTGGAGGCTgaattaacagaaaaaaatgactgaaattCTTCTCTAAAGTAAGATAAGAACTTGCTGTCTGTTAGGATAGAAGGGTTGAACTTCCAATGTCTGGAGCAGCATGATCAGAAATAACTATATTTCCTAATGAGCTGGAGATAACTGACGGCAGTAGAGTTCTCGGTAGAAAGGAATAGTCAATCCTGGTATAGGATTTGTGAacatttgagaaaaatgtatattcttTCTCAGCAATATGTTGGGCTCTCCACACATCTGCATAGTCTAGGTCCTCACAAAGTGCTGAGATTGTTTTAGCTTGAGGTAAAAGTGATAATTTACCAGGTGGAGATTTGTCCATGATAGGATTTAAATGGCAATTAAAATCTCCTCCAATAAACGTGTTTCTGACTTTAAGATCTATCACTTTAGAGAAAGAAGAAGTAAGAAGGTCACTTGGGTATCCAGGAGGGTTGTAAATATTCATTATAGCAATTTCATCCCCATGTAGTATGCCTCTCACAATCAAATAACCACCTGCTGTGTCTTTTGTACAGTCTAGAAGTTTAAATGGTACATTCCTCTGGATTAAAATGTCCTTCATTGTTCTTCACTGTCCTTCTCCTAAACTTGGAAGAGCTCGAGCGAAAGGCTTCTCTAGCAACAAAAGAAAGATATCTATCCGGGAAAACCGGAGGCATTGCTTTTAGTGATCCTACAAAGCTAAAAAGACATCAGTGCTCCAAATCAAGTGTAATGCATATCCATTACCTAACTGCAAAACTTACTAAAGGTCCGACAGATCC encodes:
- the ubap1lb gene encoding LOW QUALITY PROTEIN: ubiquitin-associated protein 1 (The sequence of the model RefSeq protein was modified relative to this genomic sequence to represent the inferred CDS: inserted 1 base in 1 codon; substituted 1 base at 1 genomic stop codon) produces the protein MDGVSLRMPQAVSQEVKEDVKVITDYLNILQDTEYDFCLENWVLTGLQSGVTSHHRPQLSSSSSGLLPSCPPYWMMFSSTQQSCVANLHSSYFWEPNPRQRSHSLNADIMRTKRTISDSENEGESMAQNSKTYVSMTVHPNKAASRQRGHQKAFIADLMNPPACLSSLPHQRRKSLRQCSLSVLEMSSQLDPNEDNQAQSLFSHRILHTKTPNTIVSNSAITIRVPNSRANTVQMLSSITNYSTMKSPNPDSCVNPPVTLSPRGITSSGSDSPAELLSVLSPEERELLGTITAQGYPVHTAIIALQRTGRQSPDQILSYLVACDHLCQLGYDMAEVEEALEMFQNCETKVGHSKSHSISFNHIRDNKTLHMYXSIYDLSFLRRRSSFICXVSSMRWASSRTPSKRYCWSTRTTENEPSRS